A window from Theropithecus gelada isolate Dixy chromosome 1, Tgel_1.0, whole genome shotgun sequence encodes these proteins:
- the GJA5 gene encoding gap junction alpha-5 protein, producing MGDWSFLGEFLEEVHKHSTVVGKVWLTVLFIFRMLVLGTAAESSWGDEQADFRCDTIQPGCQNVCYDQAFPISHIRYWVLQIIFVSTPSLVYMGHAMHTVRMQEKRKLREAERAKEVQRSGSYEYPVAEKAELSCWEEGNGRIVLQGSLLNTYVCSILIRTTMEVGFIVGQYLIYGIFLTTLHVCRRSPCPHPVNCYVSRPTEKNVFIVFMLAVAALSLLLSLAELYHLGWKKIRQRFVKPRQHVAKCQLSGPSVSMVQSCTPPPDFNQCLENGPGGKFFNPFSNNMASQQNTDNLATEQVRGQEQTPGEGFIQVRYGQKPEVPNGVSPGHRLPHGYHSDKRRLSKASSKARSDDLSV from the coding sequence ATGGGCGATTGGAGCTTCCTGGGAGAATTCCTGGAGGAAGTACACAAGCACTCGACCGTAGTAGGCAAGGTCTGGCTCACTGTCCTTTTCATATTCCGGATGCTCGTGCTGGGCACAGCTGCTGAGTCTTCCTGGGGGGATGAGCAGGCTGATTTCCGGTGTGATACGATTCAGCCTGGCTGCCAGAACGTCTGCTACGACCAAGCTTTCCCCATCTCCCACATTCGCTACTGGGTGCTGCAGATCATCTTCGTCTCCACGCCCTCTCTGGTGTACATGGGCCACGCCATGCACACTGTGCGCATGCAGGAGAAGCGCAAGCTACGGGAGGCCGAGAGGGCCAAAGAGGTCCAGCGCTCTGGCTCTTACGAGTACCCGGTGGCTGAGAAAGCAGAACTGTCCTGCTGGGAGGAAGGGAATGGAAGGATTGTCCTCCAGGGCTCTTTGCTCAACACCTATGTGTGCAGCATCCTGATCCGCACCACCATGGAGGTGGGCTTCATTGTGGGCCAGTACCTCATCTACGGAATCTTCCTGACCACCCTGCACGTCTGCCGCAGGAGTCCCTGTCCCCACCCGGTCAACTGTTACGTATCCCGGCCCACAGAGAAGAACGTCTTCATTGTCTTTATGCTGGCTGTGGCTGCACTGTCCCTCCTCCTTAGCCTAGCTGAGCTCTACCACCTGGGCTGGAAGAAGATTAGACAGCGATTTGTCAAGCCGCGGCAGCACGTGGCTAAGTGCCAGCTTTCTGGCCCCTCTGTGAGCATGGTCCAGAGTTGCACACCCCCCCCCGACTTTAATCAGTGCCTGGAGAATGGCCCTGGGGGAAAATTCTTCAATCCCTTCAGCAATAATATGGCCTCCCAACAAAACACAGACAACCTGGCCACTGAGCAAGTGCGAGGTCAGGAGCAGACTCCTGGGGAAGGTTTCATCCAGGTTCGTTATGGCCAGAAGCCTGAGGTGCCCAATGGAGTCTCACCAGGTCACCGCCTTCCCCATGGCTATCATAGCGACAAGCGACGTCTTAGTAAGGCCAGCAGCAAGGCCAGGTCAGATGACCTATCAGTGTGA